From Candidatus Poribacteria bacterium, the proteins below share one genomic window:
- the tsaA gene encoding tRNA (N6-threonylcarbamoyladenosine(37)-N6)-methyltransferase TrmO, which translates to MFDVYPIGYVRKLDESRSEIELLPRFSEALKGVDRMEHLLILFWMHRFTPSHRRMMQVHPRGDTTREKLGVFVLRSPMRPNPIGVTRVKLIEVRGNRLLVEGLDALDGSPVIDIKSG; encoded by the coding sequence ATGTTCGATGTTTATCCCATCGGGTACGTCAGAAAGCTCGACGAATCGAGGTCAGAGATCGAGCTGCTGCCGCGGTTCTCAGAGGCGTTGAAGGGCGTCGATCGGATGGAGCATCTGCTGATACTGTTCTGGATGCACAGATTTACGCCATCACATCGGAGGATGATGCAGGTTCACCCGCGCGGCGACACCACCAGGGAGAAGCTCGGCGTTTTCGTCCTGAGAAGCCCCATGAGACCTAACCCTATAGGGGTCACAAGGGTGAAGCTGATAGAGGTGAGGGGAAATAGGCTCCTCGTTGAGGGGCTCGACGCCTTAGACGGCTCCCCCGTCATAGATATCAAATCGGGTTGA